A segment of the Biomphalaria glabrata chromosome 18, xgBioGlab47.1, whole genome shotgun sequence genome:
ATTTTTGATTGTGGAGCTCCAGATACTATAGAGGAAAAATATGGATTTGTTGGAAACTgacgaggttcgacacctgactcgagcAGTGTTGTGTTAACTAAGCccttaaaggcagcacggaaaacctcccATATACCtctcctcccactggtccactcATGAGACTGGACCATatatagcgctctgagcatcctataagcatgaaagtggcgctatataatatatatatatcggaatattgttttataactgATGTCACACCATAGCCCAGTGCTGTAGTTTATTCAGACTTGAAATGGCTTACGCTATTTTGAGATGTGGTCCCCGTTTAAAGACTAGATATTATTTCAGTGATAAATATTTCTTGAGGACCCTATACATATATTCCGGCCTTGCCGAAATCGAAATCAATTTTTCCACTACGTCTTGTTCAATAGACGAAATCGCCAAATTAATGAATCGTAAATACCTAAAgccccccagaaaaaaaaaacaacgtttttGTCGATGTCGATAGGAGAaccatcgagattgatttccaTCTGAGGCGAGGTTCCAATACGTGggactaaaaatatatttatcagCCATAATATCATGACGTTGTTCTTATGGGTTTTTTTCTTGAACAATTTGGTCCAAGGAAGATATTTCCATCAGAAGCTCTTTCTTGTGTGTTGATAGAAAAtctatcttcattttttttcgcCTTGCAACTTTTTCTTATGGCTAATTCGTCTTTAAGGTTTTGCATGACAATGTAGTACCATCAAATTTTGATCCAGCTAGTAACTAGTGTAATGTCGGAAATAATCgagaaatattttacttttaaaactttCTGTACGCTTTTTGATTTCGTGATCATTAGTAttataaaaaattagttttgtattttttgggGGCATGCACGTATTTGGTCTCTCAGGAATGGATGGTAGGCCTACTTGGATAGTAATTAACTCGAAGATATTTCTTTGACTTTGTCCTGCCAATTCTTCTTCAACTTTTATCGATGCCCGTGAAGTGACAGATTCTGCTTTAAGAAAAAACGCATAATGTCGAAGATTCTTTACAAGATTCTCTTGCTGTGCCTTGCTTTCAATTGTTGCTTACTCAAAGACAAACCCCAAGTTCCCTCAAAGCAAGCGATGTGTGGCCGAGAGGTTAAAACCGCTTGTCTACGGCTTGGCCACCTTACAAgagggcttgagttcgaatccagatTCTTGCAAGTTATAtttgctgagcacctaaaggcagcacggacaaccttctcccagatacctatTATacttcccccactggtccacaaaagcgATTGGACCTCTGAGCGTGCTGTAAGCATAAAAGATGCGGTAtagaaaagcaatttttttaaaagcgatCACTGAATGTGTGCTCTGGTGGTTTCAATTTTTGACTCTTACTTCCACCATTCATTGAGCCCATCGTTGGATTTAAATGCAGATCTAATatttgatcttgttgagaagagtgtGTAAAGGAAGCCAAAAAGATAATAAATTTGGCTGCACAACACATCCAGTTTCTCAAAACCTTTCTCGCCGTTTGGCATTTGCCTGAAGAACCGaacatttgaaagtttttttaaacGTATCCATAACCAGTGCATTGAACAATGAAGCAACATCAtgtaggggttttaaaaaaaagtgtaaaagtgcGTGGCCTTCAGAGATTTAAACAACTCTGGACTCTTGTAAAATTTTATTCAAACTGGTGTAAagctttcatttaatgtaatttgaaaaagaatataaaacaacaaattaccCAAACAAAAATGGCATGTCTTTGTTTATGTAAGTAAAATGTGTAGTTTTTCTGAGAAAGTTTGTCCTCTGATCCACccaccacttgatgccccgtgcggcccgcaccacccgcacattgctagctacgccactggttctgGCCCCAACTCTCTTCGGAATAATtttttcactgctaatccaccacgcgtttgacaaatccactcACCAGAGGAGCCAAagtcccgcttctctcagggTTGTAAAGAGATATATGGCCTaagcattaattatttttagcaCTTCATGCTAACTCAACTTTAAAGATAGGCCTTAATTTATGTATCAATTCTATGTTTTGTATTCAACATTTTagagtttaaatgttttaattacgAACTATCACACAATGGgaaataatgaaacaataaacaCTAATTTAGTTGCTTGTTTGAATATTTATTAACTTAAATTAGGCCCTATAGCCTACACCGAAATGTGGTTAAATGCGCTTGTGCAAGTCTTaacttcaataattttattttaaactttatttttttacattgtgaagaaaattatttttacaaaaactgGAGGCATCGATATAATAAAACTTTCTGATGGCCGGAGATGTCCCAAGGGCCGTATTTATAGTTTGCACATCACTGAATTACTGAATTGTATATATACGCTATCATAGATTTATAAATGTCTATGACtatcattatcattttttttcacGCTGCTaggctatatatagatctaaatagagtttttttttccgttttttGCTTATGACTCAAaccatagacatagatctatattattctatatatatagatctagtagatctatatatttatttatatctataatcGAAAAACAAAGATTATGATTATGTCAGTCACTTGTTCTGGTGTGTAACTTAtaagcatagacataaataaatatagactggaagtaggaagttatttttatttggggggagtcaatatgttttatgtactatatctatgtgaaaaaaaaaatggcggcgattaagctataaattctaggactaacatttcagccaatatatacctttgatctttagttttgaaaagtgcaaaactgccatattcccaatattttgtctttgttttataatcatagacataggcaaatatatataggtttgtgatgtggatctacaaacttatcttttcccaaatatttccgataataatttgttctttatcgtccagtctatatatatatgtctatgcttATAAGTTACTCTTCAGTCTGCTTTCTATACTCTATTCTATAAAGTCGGCAatttcaagtctagatctagatctatagactatagaatataaatcatagacttatatctagtctatgactataatatactatatactagaaaatatatctagactggacatggagattttttaactctacaaaaaatgtgaaatttttttagaaagttggatccaGGCGTTGTTTTagtaaagtttttatttatttcaactctaacctatgtaacataatttaataatttagatctagaatctagatctagacatcttagaatatagatctactaggtCTATGTAGCCTATTGTAGGTCGATTAAGAtctactctcgtctcataattaaaaTCTATTATTTTACTACTCTACAACTACCCTACAATTTTTagatatgatatagatctaggtatagATATActgatatagattctagactacaTTGATTGACTTTGACTACAATACTACATGAGTGACATGTATATACTATACTACATacatctaggtaatcaatctatttaaaaaatgtacatagactTAGACATAATAAGTCATTAAGTCTCATAATGATAAGATAAAAGCAGAAATTACCATTAGTGGCATTAGTCATGATTAGTTAGTGAAGATTCTATATTtctctacttctagatctagtttctagatctaggtctagatagatctattcttTTATTCTAGACGTATCATGCCAATCATCATGGTGGTCATTCAGACTCATTGTGCTGTGGTCGTTGAAGGTTTCTAGGCATCTAACTAAACTATTACCTCTATACTTCTATACTCTTACTGTCTATAGTCTAcatatcatatagatctagattaatgattaaataatttagaataatttagatttgTTTAGACTAGACATGAGATGatgagtctagactctagtctagatctagactctagacctagtgGGCAGTGCCTAGGCCCGCCTAGTAGACTGAATGACTAGACTTAGGACTTAGACTTAGCCTAAGGACTTAGACTTAGTAAAGACTTTATtaatctattatttattattattaataatattatatatataatctatatctagagttAGATTATTCTGCTAAAATTCTAGATATcaagatctattctagattgactagagtgtcactagagtctagatatctatctactttctagatctagactagtagactTACTAGAGTCAGAGTCTAGAACTCTaccctcgtttttttttttttgcaaagtatGACTCTCCGATTGAATCATTTTAACTAGATAATAATATGCAAAGCATAggttttttaaactatattaatatctaaagataaaatgctatattttagaaatgtaatcttatttttcttaaatttaatatGCACTtctagtaaacaaaaaatgtgtattttgtatatttttagttTGCTGAGATTTAGGCCCAGGGTTGATGCACTGCCATAAATCCGTAACTGGGTTTTTATATTATGAGCACCTTAcaaattgacattttttaaCCATGACAAAATTGCTGACCGTAATATGTCTCCTTTCATGAAAGACAAAGGACGCAAATTATGCATTGACATTTACCACTagtttgggtttcttcttgagtcCTCGAACAATTGCATGTTATTAAGTAAGTCGATTCTGAAGAGGCAAAGTTAGCCACTGTTGGCCATTTTTCATGCAGCTGAATGCTCCTGTTTTAGGGCTATCTAACAGGTCTGCTTTCTTTTGCATCCCCTTCTTTATGGCAGCTTCATTTCTTTCGCTATTGGTGAGGTTCGTACTAGCACGCTCAGTTTGTTCTGTTGTCCATCCTGCGCGATtttctctaaatattttttatacatgTAGTCGTCAGAGTTCATTTGCAGACATATCTGTTGGTAAATCTTGTGCGTTTCTTGGAtctccacaagctcagcatataggATGTTCTTAGGAATTCTttcatctggcatgcgggtgacatatATCCGATCCAACTTGGTCTTTTGTGTCAAAAAAAGGATTGATACTTTGTGTATTGTCCAGTTTCAAAGTTCCTCATTTAAAACACGATCCTCCAAGAATTACACATTATGGACATGAACACCCAGGGAGTAGTCCTGATACTGTCTAAACGGGCTCAGAGAGCACTTATAGAATGGGAAGCGCAAGGACCACGGATAATAACACAACAGCCTCATTCCACTAAGTAGAAAGGAGGATTAACTTATATTTTTGACAGTGAAGTGGAAGAGAAggataatatttacaacagactGACTGCCATCATACTCGACAGAcctaaaaagagaaagagatgtaTACATGGCGCAGCGATTTtaaagcagatgccaagcagatgggcaagacgtggggacagttggagagactcgcccagaaccgagacacCTTGAAGAAGCTGGTTAGTGGCCTATGCCACATAAGGGatcacaggcagagatgagatgatgatggCTTGCACTGACTCAGACACACATTTTATAGCCATTTTTTGGGATCTTTAAAaaagcatctagatctagactctctcACAGGTCAATTTATCAAAGTAGGCCCTAACTATAGATATACagctaaaatctagatctatgtctacatatatagatctatctaatagTTAAAAATACATTGAATAAAGGATCAcatgtgtttttttctgttgtgttgtctttatatgcgaaaagagtccttgtaatcacaacaaatttccataaggatcaataaagcagtcttagtcttagtcatttTAAACCAACGGTTAACACCACACTATTAACTGCCTAGTCTTAAATTTATGTCAGAGGACTTGTAACCAAACTCACTGTCCAATTCTGGCTTGTTCTGAGATTATTTTCTCATATAGATCTTCTTGAAATACTCCTAGAGATCAAATCCAAGATTGCAAGAAAGCTCAAGAAAAATGTGAATGACCATAAACTAAAAGCTCTAGACATAGACCTGCTGAGCAGTTACTCTTTCTTGAAAAAGTTGCTTGATGACCATGCTTCTCTTGTCATTGTTACAACATGTTTGGCCATCAGCAACCTGGATTTCGGAAGGACATAAAGGCAATTAAACTTTATCGATGACTTATTGAAGGAATGTATTGAAAGACATGTCTGACAATACAAAAACATTGATAtccaagaaaaaagaaaaaaaatagaaaatacgtttaaaaaaacccaccttatattaagcgtaattgtatcagttagtttggatcagtcatgtaattaaatttgtaatagatctagaatctaagcTAACAATAGTAAAgctgtgcgattacaaatattttgggGCAATTTGATGCTTTAGGCTTTCTTAAAGCGCTAttatcctatcatttgtcttgACTAGTTGGGAAAGGGGTATTTGGTGAAGGTTACCAAGactgctttttaaatgcattttattttttttttaaaagttgtaccACTTGAAGAGGGTGTCTGGTCTgggtgattgctttttaaatgcatcttaaaaaaaagggaacaacctgaattcaaactcaagggctaaagcctcctaaaacaaatacattaaCTGCTGTGCTAGGAAAATGCTTATGATCATAGGTTTTATAGtgcattaaaatattgtttcttCTCCAGCAAATTATAATACAATGTTAATAAAGTTCATgtcaacaaaaaatatataagtttttattttataaaactcATTTAACGGAAGCAATTTGAATTTGATGAATCTTCTTTTTTATATTCCCAAAATAGAGAAAACTACTCTGACCCATCAAGTAAGATGAAACGAATTGTAGAAGATGTACAGATGAAGCTGTTATAGGAGAAAAttcaaaaagtaaattacagGTGAAGTAGTTTTAAGATCATTTTTTACTATTCATCTGATAGTTTGCAAACTCTTTGTGGGTTTAAACTGTGTTGAACCTGGACACCATACGGGTAATTGTAAAATAGTATTTTTCTATACATtttacagtttatgtatatatatatatatatatatatatatatatatatatatatatatatattttatatatatatcatagagaaaaaaatattaacctttaattgaaaactctggtttgactgtttttcaaaatataatgaTCTTAACATTAAATTTGGCTTATGgcttcccattctctgatgaagttcaaattttaaaaataattattcattgtcgatgacaatacataaatcaatccaaaaattaactaattggtttataatttagtactaattaattacataatttgttttaaatagcagAAAAGGGAGCTAAATCCTGTACTTTTCAAATGAATGGTagtagaccttgtggtctatagggcagatgatgttaaggtcatctggttCTGTCACCTGCggctaacaagggtgtcatgtagcgacacaatgaccaactgcctttacttttccccaactattgtcaggtacccgttagagctgggtggcagTAATTAGGGGTTTGTTCCCTTCTATAAACAATCTGTTCATTTACTTGTTTTCATTCAAACAAAATAGAACATAAGCCAGAGTAGATTTTTTTGGAATGGTGAAATGTTAGTCAATAttgctaaattttaaaaatatgaaatgtataattttaattaatgattttatGACTCATTACAGTACAATGCCGAACAAACCTGAACTTGTTGAGACCAAGGTGAGGTTACTGTCAGAGCAATCTGAAGAGTTACATCGCTTGAGTCTTCATTTGACAGCTGAGGAAGTGAGTATATATTTCTCCAATTTAACTTtcataattatgaaaaaaattaatataattagtctttctttgttgatttgttattgatTTTGAGAGCTTTATCTTGAAATGGTTTCTTTAAAAGTCACTGTCTTGACTTTGTCTTAGGACAAGTTGAAGGAAATGCTTTTAACAAAGTTTTTAACAAAactatctctgtctgtctgtctggtaaaaagattgtACACCTtgattctcccacacccattcttgcatcaagttgaaactttgcgcaatattcattggcataaacAAGACCcaaatcaataacaaaatttatccaattagtcaattaattgctgataatgaattattttgtttaatatcaacaagggaaattaatcctgcAGTATTCCTAAATACAGCAAAATTTGTAGTGTTGTCCCCcattagataattgaacacacTCTTGGGATCAAgttcaatttaaaacaattatttatcgtacctaacaaaacatgaatcaagtaaatagttaattatttagtttgatattgaataagggaagtaacttttaTACTATTGAAACAGCTGAGTGAGGGAGTTCTTTTCtattagatttcttttttttttttttaaagatttttttatattaggctGGTTTTTCTTCTGAAGTTGTACCACTGTTCTGCATTTTCACTTAACAAGAAACATGGTTACCCTTCGTCCAGATATTACACCTTTTGTCTCTCAAAGTAACATTTGCTCTATAGCTTGACCTCTAACCTGGTCAGTTTCTACACTGGAGGTAGTCGCTGTGTGCTGTGAAGCTTGACAAATTAGCTTTGTATACATCATTAGATAGGATAAGTGTCAGTGTTTTTGTGGATATTCTCAATGAATTGCATAATTGTTCAACAGTTGAAGAAAATGAAAGGTCTGGCTGACTACAAAATGTTTGATGTTATTATTGTGCATCAAGGCTTTGAAAATTGCACATTTGAAGTTATTGGCGATGAGGAAATCATTGGAGATAGAATTTCAACATGTAAAGAAATTATTATTGTCCCAAAAGGGTAATTATTCACATTTCATAATAATTTCAAATGTTattatttgttataaattttaaaaattgtttatgaACAGCAAGAATGTATACCATCTAGAGTCTTTGGTTCTGTAATTTTTCATTGTTAAAATGCAAGACCTTGGCTGTAGACTAATAATACAAGTGACTTATCACACCATCTTCAAAAAGACAGTTGACAATAAGGAGCACATAACTAATAACGACAATGGAACAACGAAATATAACATGTATCAACACATGCCTTAATCAGATTTTTAGATGATCAGTATTTAATGTGTTTAATTTTAGTGAACCCAATAATGAAATTTAAAGACGATTGAAAATTTTAGGTTTGAATTGAATTTATTTTAGTGTTTTGGTGAAGAACATATGAAAATGAACTtaacttaatcctgtgcactttCAGGGGatcatagggccgcaaccacacctctccaccaaaCTCAGTTCTGGGCagtttcttcatctgctcccatgtcatttcAGTATCTTCAGCTagactgatgactgacctcttccaggtttgcttgggtctgcccacttccCTCTTTCCTTTCGAATTCCAATCAaatgcctgccttgcaacagtggtagcttttttattttaacatcatAAGGAACACATCATAATCACATTatgatgttaaaataaaaaatctgtttCATTTttcacaccctgcgaaaaccagctaccactGTTGAGAATTATTTTTCGGAAcaacagaataaataaaatattggaaCTTATTtgttgtatgtaaaaaaaaagtttcctttaaatattttaatgatataaatgTTTCACTCATAATTGCTGTGGTTTTATTCCAGACAGTCTGACAGTGTGGATTTTGCAAGTTTAATCTCAGAGGTAGAAACGCCAGGACAGCCTTGTAAGTGACTTGGTATAGTTGGTATTTAGTCTGTACTATCCACCTAAATAGACCCCATGTGGACTGCAGCTTTGCGTGCATAAGGTGTGACAAATTATGCATATCAAAACTGGGTTGGCTTAGTCATgttaaacactgcactcataaTCAGGGCCAGTCCTACAGATTGCAGGGTTCTATGCGGAACTGATtgtgcggggcccagtctgggtagggataaggataatacgtgaaaagtaagtttttatattagaaaagaaatgcattttattcatactttactaagtacgaAATCATGATCACATTAATTTTACAGCCATCTACAGCAGatggtagttttccaacaaaagccgataaacattcagatctgccctTTAGATTTAATATGGACTAGAAAAATATCggtttggatttttttaaagagattgatatagatttagatctatatttatatgccattgACTATTGAAGTTAATAAAGTACTGAAACTTCCTGTTCTGGTTAAATTTTgccctattatttttattaagaaagctgaaaatgcctttttttttttaatcacgagTAGGATTGGCATTATCCATTTTCAATGACACCcaaaaataacaaatttgtctatttttcaggagatttttaagagttttcaggagattttaataatttcaggagattttcatgactttttggTGTATTTTGCCATTTCagttttccaggagctcctgcaAAATCAAAGGCCGTTGGAACcctaaataaaaagttaaaatagtttaatttaatgatttacacctagaattagtgtGGGGCCTAAGAAAGTGTGCTGCCCACTGTGggctgcataggttgcagtagcctaaggccggccctgctcatAATCATCTATTATAAGTAACGGTCATGtgatcagcacaatgaccaactttacttttcctcaactactGTTAggtcatgacaccctcgttaaccatggggcTCAGTAAccaatgacctttacatcatctgccctatagatctgaaactttgaaagggggaactttactttgccTTATAAGTAAGCGTCaaaaaaaacctttttaatactgattaaaaaaaaatattaaaaaacaggaaaaatacatattatttctAACCATGCATTCTTCAATATCTTAGAACAAAACAAAGCCTAGTAACAACTCCTttttatgtttcattttttactttacgttttctttttttttttagtacccggtattatttttgtaatcaaatgtagttcccctttcagatcttgccaTCTAGAGGGCatatgtttctttggtcaatggttaccaagcagggtgtcatgcggccagcaccaACTGCCTTTCCTACCCCAAATAGaatcaggtaccctttagagttggatgtactcaggggtgccctaaaaaatcctcaaattaaaaataaaatctcagtcttcattCCGATTCGAACTCGTGTTCCCaagttcaaaagccaagcgcttaaccacttagccaccacgCCCCCAAGAAGGGACTTACTTAGACTttggtcctcccgcgccgttctgcgcattgggtggcaagctgtctccataaagatgtcaataagggaaataatttttatatagcctattattgaGACATATTGTTGTACATGAGGTGTTTTTTCCCTTagttaaagggggggggggggcctaaaAACTAtataattcaaaatcccagttttcacagagattcaaacccagaatCCCAGATCTGAAAGCcatgcgcttaaccactcagccgcaGCACCCCATAAATGTAAACGTGCAATGAATGAATTATgatttaagaattattttttttttaaatctgttctttttttgttgattagaTGACTGGTTTAACCAGCTGCCTGAAGACCAGAGAAGACGACGTCTCCGCTACGAAGAAGCTGGATTACTTTCCTGCTGTCTGGGAAACGAGTGTGATCAGTGTTCCATTGTCTTCTTGACTCTGGGTTTTGGGAAAGGTGAAATTGAAATAGCGGAAAGAGACTACAGAAGTAAAGCCAGCCCATTCAACACAGCGACTCAACTTTTCTGTAAGTGGATTGAACGTAACGGTAGCAACGCGACCTTTGCATCCCTCATTGATAACTTCATACTATTTGAAAAAATTAATCCTAGATTTTTTGATTgggggaaaattaaaacaattattacgAATGCAGTAAAGAAGTAAATCTCCCTaattaacaattttgttttctatatattataatgcTTGTTGGACATATAGTTTGCTATTGTTGGCAAGACTTAAACTTCTGTGCTAGACTTTACAAACATGGCAGCTTTAACTTTAACAGAAACTGGAGTGCTTTGTTGAAGTGAAATAGATATTAATTATGAAATGGCAGCTTGGGATAAAAAAAGatatcttttattatttttttttaaatttttgtttcaaaataattttcccTTAAATAAGTTTACCTGTACatcatttcattattatttatagaaataattatttaaccattactggaattttttaaaattattattagataaatttattaaaaactgctagtcatttgtattattattgttattcatgACTgtgttcaatgtttttttttttattccttgaaAATGGTTGTAAATCTCACTAATGTATTCTACTGGttttatgtcaaaaaaaaaaattatcttatgtatttaacaaatgtaaaaacaaacagcattattgtttcaaaataatTGTTCCTTAAATAAGTTTACCTATATAGTGCTGAAACATTTTCCTTCTACTTGTCATCTCCCTCTCTATCTACACTATCAACTCGCTGCTTCTCTCTACTGGATCAAACTTATTTCTCTTTCTAAATCGTTTATCAATTTGGATTGGGGCATCCCCTGATCACACTGTCTGACGAAGATTGGTCATAAGATGTTATGACAAAACATTCagctttactttctttttttttttgtatagtaaCTCTAGATGTGAAGTGGCACAGCATCCATGGTgagaaggggttcaatgaacccggacCCATGACCATTTGGGGTCCACAGCCTGTGTCACAGAGCAATGGCTTGTTGGGGTTTCATTGCAGTTGGGACCATGATTTGTGACCAATAGGGCCAGAGCCCATTGTGGCTACGCTACAccaaatttgaaaaaataattgcaCTTTGGTTTGATTTCCAAGTATGAGTtcgtgttgaaaaaaaaaaaaaaaaaaaaaactcaaccaCTTACCTTG
Coding sequences within it:
- the LOC106072176 gene encoding uncharacterized protein LOC106072176; the protein is MPNKPELVETKVRLLSEQSEELHRLSLHLTAEELKKMKGLADYKMFDVIIVHQGFENCTFEVIGDEEIIGDRISTCKEIIIVPKGQSDSVDFASLISEVETPGQPYDWFNQLPEDQRRRRLRYEEAGLLSCCLGNECDQCSIVFLTLGFGKGEIEIAERDYRSKASPFNTATQLFCKWIERNGSNATFASLIDNFILFEKINPRFFDWGKIKTIITNAVKK